The Streptomyces racemochromogenes DNA segment TTTCGTCGATAGGGCATGGACGCCTCACCGGCACTCCGCCGACCCGCTGGTGGCGTTCTGCGGGCCGTGAGCGGGCCGGAGGCAGCTCGGGGCCCGGCCGGTGACCAACACCGTCGCCCGCGCCGGTGCCTCGTGCGAGCTCGGGCGGGCCGGGCATCGGCAGCATCCTCGGCGCGCGGCCCGGCGTGCCCCGGCAGGCGTGGCCGGACGGACCCGCAGGTCCGCCGGATCGGCCCTGCGCCGGCGCGGTTGTACCAGGACCGGTCGAAGAAGACGATCTCCCCGGGCGCGCGAGCAGGCGGGCGGTGTGGCGCTGGAAGTACCACTGCCCGGCTTCCCGTCCACTCGGTTCGTCGAGGGCCACGCTTCTCGACCCGCGGGGGTTGAGCCGTTCGGTGAAGCGCTGGATCGTGCCGCCTTTGCCGGCCGCGTCCCTGCCCTCGCAGATCACGACCAGGCGTCCGCCGACTTCCTTCAGCCAGTGCTGCGTTTTCAGCAACTCGACCTGCCTGATCCGTTTGGTCCGCTCGTACTTTTCCGCCGGACCTTGCGGTCGTAGGGGTAGTTCTCCCGCCAGGTCCGCAGGGGGGCTCCGGGGAGTCCAGCAGGACCGGCTGCTCGGGGCGGCGGCCATCCACGCCGAGCCCGGACAGCAGCTCTTCGGCCTGCGGCCGCGAAGGCGCTTCGTCGTTCATTCCATGCCCCTATCCGCGCTCCGCACCTCCATGGCCGCCGGCCGGGGGTCCATGGTGCGAGGCTCCGGCCGAGCGGGTCGCAGAGCCACCTCCGGTGGGGTTCGACCAGCGCGGGGTTCTGGTGAGGGGCGGTGGGACCTCGCGGATGCCTGCTACTCGACCGGCTTCGCGCCCCTTCCGGCTGCGGACGGTGCGGGGTGGGCGGCGAAGACCTCGCCCACTCCGACCGCCTTCACGAGGCCGAGCGGCAGCGGCCGTGGGGCATCGCGGCTGGCTGCGGCGGCACGGAGTGGGGTTCACCCCCGCTTCGTGACCGGATCTGTTGAATGGCGGCTGCGCCTCCTTGGGTGGTGGCCCTTCATCGTGCGTGGGCCGCGTGGCGGCAGGCCCGTTACCTGGCCGTCAGCGTGAGTTGACGGTGTGACAGGGTGGTGGACCATGTGGGCCCCCGGGCCTGTGAACGCGAGAGAGGTATGTCATGAACGAGGCCGAGCTCAGGGCGCTGTTCGCCGAGATCGACACGGACGGCGACGGGCGGATCAGCATTGTCGAACTGGCTGAGGGGTTCAAGGCTGAGGGTGCCCAGGGGCACCTCGCTGAAGAGGTCAAGAAGGCCATGAAGGCCGACGCGAACCACGACGGGGTCCTCGACTTCGAAGAGTTCCGCACCCTTCTGAAGTAGCGGCAGGACTGCCGGCCCCCGGACAAGCCTTGCGGGACACGGGCAAGCCGCCCACAGAAAAACGGCTTGCCCCCGCTGCCACGGCCGCTGGCGCCCAGGGCGCAGGAGACCGGCGTAGACCTGGGCCCGGATCCCGGGCTCGCCGGGATCCTGCGCCCCGAGCTGCTACCCGCAGATCGCCCAGAGATCGTCAAGCGTGGCCCCGGTGACGTCCAGTACCACCAGGCCGGGCTCCGCGATAGGCGGATACCGGCGCCACGAGCGCCGCGGTGCCACGAGGCCAAGAGGCGGACACGTGATGGTCTTGCGGAGCGGGGTACGGATGGCGCGCACAGGGGGAGGGCGGACGAGGCGTACTTGTCCCGGGCGATCCGCCAGGCCCTGCGCAGCCGGGGCGGGCGCAGCCGCGCAGACCGCCGCGGCCGACGCCGTCCGCTGCGCCGCGCCGAGCGAGGAGGCCGAGCTCGCCAAGGGGGGAGAAGCCCGCCCCGGACCGGGCCGCCGACGCGCTGCGCCCGCTGCTCGACCCCGGTGTGCCGGCCGACCTGATGTCGGGTGAGGACTGGCTGGCGATGGCGGGGCAGATGGTCCTGCTGCGGAGGCCCGGCGTCGACCTGCACACCTTCCTGCCCCAGCGCGGCCGGGTCGCCCAGAGCGCCAGCACCGAGCCCGTACGCCGCGCCCGCCACAATGCCGGCCCCAGCCTCGGAGCGGGTGCCGGTGACAGCGGCGGCCAGCGCGGACGCCCGCGAGATGTGGGGTCCGCCGACCGAAGGCCTCACCGTCCCGAACGACCTGGGAACAGCTCGGCGTCTCGGCGGCGGCGAACAGCCGGCTGGTGACCATTGCGACGAACCCCGTGCGCTCCGAGCGGGAGACGGCCCTGCTGGCCAGTACCCGGGCCTGGCCCCTCCTTGCGGCCCGTCTCCCGCGGCACGGAAGGAGAGCAGGGCCTGCGCCAGAGGCTGAAGGCCGACCTGAGGGACAGCACCGCCCGGCAGCAGGGCCCGCCCTTCGAGCCGGGCGACGCTGGCGGGCTGGCGCAGGACCCTGCCCGGTTTCCCGTCCCCGGCACAAGGCTCCGGTGCGGGCGCGGGGTTCGACCGGGCTCACGTGGTGGCCTGGCTGCGCACCGTCGGGAAGCTGACGGTGCCCGCCGGCCTGCCGGC contains these protein-coding regions:
- a CDS encoding EF-hand domain-containing protein produces the protein MNEAELRALFAEIDTDGDGRISIVELAEGFKAEGAQGHLAEEVKKAMKADANHDGVLDFEEFRTLLK